A window of Halogeometricum sp. S1BR25-6 genomic DNA:
GCGTCGACGTCGGCGGTCGATTCGAGCACCTCGGCGACCGACCAGAGCCACGGCGGGCGGTAGCCGCCCTGGAAGTAGAGTTCGTCCACCATCGTGTACCGCTGGACGTTCGTTGGGTTCATCGAGACGGTGTGGCAGTAGTCGACCTCGGCGCACCGACGGATGGAGGACTTCATGTCCTCGACGGCTTCGGACTCCGAGAGGAACGGCGGCTTCATCAGGAGGTACGCCTTCACGCCCGCGTCGACGGCGCCCGCCTCCGCGCAGGCGTCCTCAAAGTCCGAGAAGTCGAAGTACTTGTTCACGCAGTCGTGTCGGACGCGGTCGGTCGCCGTTTCCAACCCCACCGCGACGTCGGTTTCGAGTCCCTGCGAGGTGAAGTCCTTCAGTTTCTCGCGTTCGACGAAGTCGGGGAGCGACTCGACGACGATTCGCTCGCGGTCGCCGAACGTCTCGGCGATGGCGCGGCGCGTCTCCGCGCCGACCTCTCGCTCGTCGAGGAAGCTCCCGGAGGTGTATATCTTGATGAGTTCGGCCTCTTCGTCCGAGTTCTCCTCCTCGTGGTCCAGGCACACCTGAATCTGGTCCATCAGCGCCTCGTGGGCGACGCTGCCGCCCTCGACGGACTCGGCGACGTAGCCGCACATCGTACATCCGCCGGCGCGCGCCCACCGACAGCCGCCGGTGTTGAGGATGATGGTGAGCGA
This region includes:
- a CDS encoding archaeosine biosynthesis radical SAM protein RaSEA; protein product: MSQPSPEVYERGKGMDAHNEVMREIRSRKDRTYDPHEPTRVWMDEDNTPDGVKQSLTIILNTGGCRWARAGGCTMCGYVAESVEGGSVAHEALMDQIQVCLDHEEENSDEEAELIKIYTSGSFLDEREVGAETRRAIAETFGDRERIVVESLPDFVEREKLKDFTSQGLETDVAVGLETATDRVRHDCVNKYFDFSDFEDACAEAGAVDAGVKAYLLMKPPFLSESEAVEDMKSSIRRCAEVDYCHTVSMNPTNVQRYTMVDELYFQGGYRPPWLWSVAEVLESTADVDAIVVSDPVGHGSDRGAHNCGDCDDLVQKAIKDFDLRQDPSVFSQVSCECEGTWDVVMDEETSYSMPLAR